A genomic stretch from Mycobacterium malmoense includes:
- a CDS encoding rhamnan synthesis F family protein, whose protein sequence is MKLLDKLRDESERVSAAARYRRGGDALGFVCETHQELPAQPPSGRRTLVLFAHFDPQGVIDPYVVYYLKALRGLGASIVFVSGSPTLTPESVDPIRSLCAGIYTRRTLSLDFGSWHLAWCLLWRRGWSLDQFDRFVLANDSVYGPLFPIEEMWGAFHGADMYGAIENAEHAPHLQSFFLAWDLNPRTRRFLNDFWSDFQYIVHKYPLIWRYEIGLSKLARKAGLSIKPFVSAATIKAAYSCTPDHQWATLLSRRPLNNAIYFWDGLIEHLRFPFLKASLPRYNTPRHDSMANLPEFLQQHTAYPCELIQSNVERLGCGMPTWVRSPRYAHIATRLGGSRGGAGSAKGRPAQ, encoded by the coding sequence TTGAAACTCTTGGATAAGCTGCGGGATGAATCGGAGCGTGTTTCGGCGGCGGCGCGCTATCGGCGGGGCGGTGACGCCTTGGGTTTCGTTTGCGAAACGCACCAAGAGCTTCCAGCCCAGCCCCCTTCGGGTCGGCGCACGCTGGTGTTATTCGCCCACTTCGATCCGCAGGGTGTCATCGATCCGTACGTCGTGTATTACCTCAAGGCATTGCGTGGATTGGGAGCCAGCATCGTTTTTGTCTCTGGCTCGCCGACCCTCACGCCGGAGTCTGTTGATCCCATCCGGTCTCTTTGTGCTGGCATTTACACCCGGCGCACGCTGTCCCTGGATTTCGGCTCCTGGCATCTGGCGTGGTGCCTCCTTTGGCGGCGTGGCTGGTCGCTGGATCAGTTCGATCGCTTCGTGCTCGCCAATGACAGTGTGTATGGTCCGCTGTTTCCAATCGAAGAGATGTGGGGCGCGTTCCACGGCGCCGATATGTATGGTGCCATCGAAAATGCCGAACACGCGCCTCACCTCCAATCCTTTTTTCTGGCCTGGGATCTCAACCCGCGCACCCGCCGCTTCCTCAACGACTTCTGGAGCGACTTCCAATACATTGTCCACAAATACCCGCTTATCTGGCGATACGAGATCGGTCTGTCCAAGCTCGCACGTAAAGCGGGGCTTAGCATCAAACCGTTTGTGTCCGCGGCAACCATCAAAGCAGCTTATAGCTGCACGCCGGACCATCAGTGGGCCACCTTGTTATCCAGGCGGCCTCTCAACAATGCCATTTACTTTTGGGACGGCTTGATCGAGCACCTCCGATTCCCTTTCCTCAAGGCAAGCCTGCCGCGTTACAACACTCCGCGGCACGACTCCATGGCGAACCTGCCTGAGTTCCTCCAACAGCACACTGCGTATCCCTGCGAACTCATCCAATCGAATGTTGAAAGGCTCGGGTGCGGAATGCCCACCTGGGTCAGGTCCCCCCGCTATGCGCACATAGCGACCAGACTAGGCGGTTCCAGAGGGGGGGCCGGGTCCGCCAAGGGGCGACCGGCACAGTGA
- a CDS encoding methyltransferase domain-containing protein: MRNTIKSFASKSAVDLFYTVKYAPFRLPIRQKYRSFIENKYGVEIGGPSALFKTVLPLYQFVGGLDGVNFSADTVWEGSIEAGDNFNYYYKKSGYQFIADATNLGEIASSRYDFLLSSNCLEHVANPIKALMEWKRVIKECGVVILVLPNKESNFDHRRPFTKFQHLLDDFTHDVGEDDLTHLDEILTLHDLPMDPPAGDLHHFKERSLKNFQNRTLHHHVFNVQLIQEMLNYVGFETLDMTTTRTDFFALARPAQFSNQHNLDAKR; this comes from the coding sequence ATGCGGAATACGATTAAATCATTTGCGTCGAAGTCGGCGGTCGACCTGTTTTATACGGTAAAGTATGCTCCTTTCCGGTTGCCGATTCGCCAAAAATACCGGTCGTTTATCGAGAACAAATACGGGGTCGAAATCGGCGGACCGAGTGCACTCTTCAAAACCGTTCTGCCCCTTTATCAATTCGTTGGGGGATTGGACGGTGTAAACTTCTCTGCAGATACCGTATGGGAGGGTAGTATCGAGGCAGGAGATAATTTCAACTATTACTACAAAAAATCCGGTTATCAATTCATCGCCGATGCGACTAACCTAGGCGAAATCGCATCTTCGCGATACGACTTTCTTCTGTCTTCGAACTGTTTGGAGCATGTCGCTAATCCCATCAAGGCACTTATGGAATGGAAACGGGTGATCAAGGAGTGCGGAGTAGTGATACTCGTTCTTCCCAACAAGGAAAGTAACTTCGACCATCGACGTCCGTTCACAAAATTCCAGCACTTATTAGATGATTTTACCCACGATGTCGGTGAGGATGATCTCACTCATCTAGATGAAATCTTGACACTTCACGACTTGCCGATGGATCCGCCCGCAGGTGATCTACACCACTTTAAAGAACGCAGCCTGAAAAATTTTCAGAATCGAACTCTACACCACCACGTATTTAATGTTCAGCTGATCCAAGAAATGCTAAACTATGTTGGATTTGAAACCTTGGACATGACAACCACGCGAACTGACTTCTTTGCGCTCGCAAGACCAGCCCAATTTTCGAATCAGCACAATCTAGATGCTAAGCGCTAA